GCTGGCCAAGAGCGGCGCCGGCAGCATCGTCTACCTCTCCAGCGACTCCGCCCGCGGGCCGGGCGCGCCGCACCTGCTGGCGCACGGCGTCAGCAAGTCGGCGCTCAACGCGTACGGCCGCTTCGTGGCCAAGGACGCGGCCCCCCAGGGCATCCGGGTCAACGTCCTCTCGCCGGGCCTGGTGCGCACCGAGGCGACCGCGGCCATCCCGGCGGAGATGTTCCAGCACTGGCTGGACCGCATCCCCTACGGCCGGGCGGCGGAGGCCCAGGACGTGGCCCGCGCGGTCGCCTTCCTGGCGTCCGGCGAGTCGGAGTACTTCGTCGGCCAGGTGATCTCCCTCAACGGCGGCTCCGACCTGGGCCGTTGAGCGGTCGGCGGGTGAGGCGTCCGAGGCTGGTAACGGGAAGAAGGGAACGAGGATGACTCCGGATGTGATCGTGGCCGGCGGCGGCCCGGTCGGGCTGATGGCCGCGTGCGAGCTGCAGCTCGCCGGGGCGCGGACGGTGGTGCTGGAGCAGGCCGCCGAGCCGAGCGGGCAGTCCCGCGCGCTCGGCCTGCACGCGCGCACGGTGGAGGTGCTCGACATGCGCGGGCTGCTCGACCGGGTGGACAGCCGGGCGCCGGTCTGGCCGAAGGGCCACTTCGGCGGCCTGCGGAAGGTCGACCTGACCGAGCTGGACGGTGAGCACAGCTATGCGCTGATGGTGCCGCAGTCGAGGACCGAGGCGCTGCTGGAGGAGCGCGCCGCGGAGCTGGGCGCCGACATCCGGCGCGGCCACACGCTGACCGGCCTGCGGCAGGACGCGGACGGCGTGACCGCGGAGGTGACCGGCCCGGACGGCGGCTACCGGATCGGTGCCGGCTACCTGGTCGGCGCGGACGGCGGCGCCAGCGCGGTGCGCAAGCTGGCGGGCATCGCCTTCCCCGGGACGGCGTCCACGGTGAACGCCGTGCTCGGGGACGTGCAGATCACGGGCGAGCAGTCGCAGTCGCGTGAGCTGCACCGGCTACCGGGCGGCCTGTTCGCGATGATCCCGCTCGGCGGGGACGTGTACCGGGTGGTCGCCGTCGAGTTCGACACCGAGCCCGTGCCGCGCAGCGTGCCGATGACCGCGCAGGAACTGCGGGACACCGCCCGCCGGGTGTCCGGCAGCGATCTGCCGGTCGGCGAGACCTACTGGCTGTCCCGCTTCGGCGACGCCACCCGGCAGGCCGAGACCTACCGCAGCGGCCGGGTCGTCCTGGTCGGGGACGCGGCGCACGTGCACTTCCCGGCCGGTGGGCAGGGGCTCAACACCGGCATGCAGGACGCCCTGAACCTCGGCTGGAAGCTCGGTGCCACGGCGCTGGGGCACGCGCCCGAAGGGCTGCTCGACAGCTACCACGACGAGCGGCACCCGGTGGCGCACCGGGTCTGCATGAACACCCGGGCGCAGCTCGCGCTGATGCACCCGGCCGACCGGATCACCCCGCTGCGCGACCTGTTCAGCGAGCTGATGGACCTCCCCCAGGTGAACCGCTACCTGGCGGAGATGATCACCGGTCTCGACATCCGTTATCCGATGAGCCCCGCGGCGGAGGACTCCCCGCTGCTCGGCTGCCGGGTGCCGCCGCTGCACCTGGTGACCGCGGACGGCGCCACCGTCACCCCCAACCAGCTCCTGCACGAGGCCCGCGGCCTGCTGATCGACCTCACCGAGGGCGGCGCGCTGGCCCCGGTCGCGGCCGGTTGGCACGGCCGGGTCCGGTACGAGCCGGCCCGCCCGGCCGAGGACGAGAAGACCCGGGACCTCGCCGCCCTGCTGGTGCGCCCCGACGGCCACGTGGCCTGGGTCTCCTCGGACGGCCACGACGAGAGCGGGCTGCGGCGCGCGCTCGCCACCTGGTTCGGCGCCCCGGCGCAGCCCTGACCCGCCCCCCGACAGCGGAGGACACCATGCAGACAGCGAACAGCGGCACCCTGGCCGATCCCGTCCTCTACGAGGAGATCCAGGCCTTCTACGCCCGGCACATGCAGCTCATCGACGAGGGCAGCCTGACCGCCTGGGCGGCCACCTTCACCGAGGACGCGGTCATCTCCAACAACGTCAACCCGCGCCCGGCCGAGGGCCGCCCGGCGATCGCCGCGGTGATCCACCGGGCGCACGGCGAACTGGCCTCGAAGGGGATCCAGCAGCGGCACTGGATGGGCATGCTCACCGTCGAGCCGGTGGACGGGGAGAACGTCCGGGCGCGCAGCTACGCGCTGATCCTCAACACGGCGGCGGGCGGCGCACCGGCCGTCGAGCGCAGCACGGTCTGCCACGACGAGCTGTCGCTGGTCGGCGGCGCGTGGCAGATCCGGCGCCGACGGGTGCACCACGACGGGTAGCCGGTACGGCGAAGCGGGCGGGCCCGCGGGGAGATCCTCCCCGCGGGCCCGCCCGCTTCGCCGTACCGGGCGCGGTCAGTCGAGCATGGCCACCGCGCGGGCCCAGCCGGCCCCGGCGCCGGCGATCTTCACCGGGAAGCAGGAGACCTGGAAGCCGTACGAGGGCAGCGACTCCAGGTTCGACAGCCGCTCGATCTGGCAGTACTCGCGGTCCCGGCCGGCGAAGTGCGCGGGCCACAGCACGCTACGGTCGCCCGTCCGGCGGTACTCGTCGATGATGTGGGTGAAGGGCGCGTCCAGGCTGAAGGCGTCGGTGCCGATCACCCGGACGCCGAGGTCCAGCAGGTAGTGCACGGCCGGGCCGTCGAGGCCGGCGAACTGGGTGAAGTAGGCCGGGGTGCCGATGCGTTCGGCCGCCCCGGTGTTCAGCAGGACGATGTCCAGGGCGTCCGGGAGCCGGCCGATCCGGTCGAACTCGGTCTTCAGCCGGTCGGCGCCGATCGTCCCGGTGCCCACGTCCCGGACGTCGAGCACCAGGCCGGGGCGGTAGAACCAGTCCAGCGGCATCCGGTCGATGGTCCGGGCCTCGCCGTAGGAGGCGGTGCCGTAGTGGGCGGGCGCGTCGACGTGCGTCCCGGTGTGGCTGGTGAGCGTCAGCGTGTCGTTGGTCAGGAACTCACCGCCCGGCAGGGTCTCCGGGGCGAAGTCGAGGTCGAAGTGGGCCTTCATCTCGGACGCCATGTGCCGGGCGCCCTCGGCGGCCGACATCACCTTGTGGATGACCGGGTCCGGCTCCCAGAAGGCGGCGTCGATGGGGGAGGAGATGTCGATCAGACGCATGCGTGGGCCTCTCGTAGATGTCCGTGACGGCGTTCTCCCGGCCAGGGAGGCCCGGGCCGGGAGAACGGGATCGGTGCGGGGCGCGCGGGGCGCCGCCCGGATCAGGCCTCGGCGGCCGAGACCAGGGCGAAGGAGTCGGCCTTGACGGACACCAGCGGCATCATCTCGCCGACGTGGGTGCGGAACTCGCCGCTGGAGACGACCGCGTGGTGGGCCGCGGCGTCCTGCCACCGGCCGATGTTGACGTAGGTGGTCGGGTCCGACTGCGAGCGGAGCATCTGGTAGTCGACGAAGCCGGGCTGCTCGGCCATGAAGGCCGCGTACTTGCCGAACAGCGCCTCGAACTCGTCGGCGGTGTCGCCCTTGAGCGTGAAGGTGGTGATGAAGGTGGCCATGGTGATTCCCTCCTCGGGTACGGACCCCGGCTCACTGCCGGAGCGGGGCTGGTGCGGGTGGCGCGGCGCGGGGCCGACGCGGGGGCCGACGCGGGCGGCGGGGCGCCGCGGTCGCGTGGGCCGGGCGTGCGGGCGTGCGCCGGCCGGGTGTGCGGGGGACGGCGGCGGTCAGTCGCGGCGCAGCAGCTGGGCCATCCGGGCCCGGAGCTCCTTGCGCGGGACCTTGCCGTTCGGGGAGCGCTCGATCGACGCCACGATCTCGATGTGCTCGATCCGCTGGTAGTAGGGGAGTTCGGCGTTGACCTCCTCCGCGACGGCCAGCGCGGCCTTCGCGCGGTAGTCGCCGTCGGCGGTCTCGTCCGGGCCCGCCGCCTCCTCGGTGAGGACGACGAAGGCGGTGGCCACCGCGTCGCCCACGGCGCCGGTGAAGTCCACCACCACGCAGTCCCGGACCGCGCGGTGGCGGCCCAGCGAGCGCTCGATGTCGGTGGGCGAGACCACCCAGTTGTCGCGCTTGAAGACGTCCTTGATCCGGTCGACCAGGAAGAGTCTGCCGTCGGCCTCCACCCGGCCCACGTCGCCGGTGGACAGCCAGCCGTCCCGGTCCACGGCCGTCCCCGCGTCGTCGCCCAGGTAGCCCAGCATCACCTGCGGGCCGCGCACCTGCACCTCGCCGGGCTCGTCCACGCCGAGCACCGCCCGGGTGTCGATGTCCACCACCCGGCACTCGGTGTCCGCCACCGGGCGGCCGACCGAACCCGGCTGCCAGTCGGCGGCGTCGTCGGAGTGCGTCAGCGGCGAGGTCTCGGCCAGACCGTAGCCCTGGATGACCGGTACCCCGAAGTGTCCGGAGAGCAGCCGGGCCGCAGCCGGGGGCAGTGCGGCGCCGCCGGAGGCGATCACCTGGACGGTCTCGAAGCGCAGACCGGCCAGAGCCGGCGAGCCGGCGAGCGCCGCCAGCCGGACGGGCAGGCTGTAGTAGTGGGTCGCGCCGTGGTGATTGGCCAGCTGCACGGCCTGGACCGGATCCGGCTCCCCGCAGAGGAGTTGGGTCGCCCCGGCGAAGATCGCCGAGTTCATGTGCATGGGGTGGAAGGTCGGCAGGTGGTTGAGCGCCACCGAACTGCCGCCCAGCCGGTGCGCGTGCGCCACCTGGGCGGCGTTGACCGCCACGTTGCGGTGGCTCAGCATGACCGTCTTGGGCATGCCCGTGGTGCCGCTGGTGAAGTGCAGGCAGGCGAGGTCGCCGGGCCCGGGCCGGGCCGCGCGGTCCTGCTGGGGCCGGCCGCCGGCCTCGGCGAGCACCTCGCGCAGGGTACGGGCACCCGGGACGCCCCGGCCCGAGTGCGGACCGATCACCACGATCTCCTTCAGCTTCGGCAGCCGCTCCCGCATCGGCGCCAGCCGCTGCGCCGTGGCCGCGTCGACCAACGCCACCTCGGTGCCCGAATCCCCCAGCACGTAGGCGAGTTGCTCCTCGCGCAGGTACGGGTTGAGCGGCGCGGCCACGTTGCCGCTGCGCAGGATGCCGTAGTAGCCGACGATGAAGTCGGGCGACAGCAGGGAGGTCAGGGCCACCACGGTGCCCGGCCGGCCGAGGTACTGGCCCAGCACCGTCGCGCACCGCTCCACCATGGCGTCCAGCACCGCGAAGGAGATCGTCCGGGTGCCCGCCCGGACCGCGAGCCGCGAGCCGTGCCGGGCGGCGGAGGCGGTCAGCATCGCGTCGGCCGAGGACTGCGGGTAGGCGAGACTCGGCCCCGTCACGAACGTCCCCTCTCCGGATGTGAGTCGGTCAGCCACGGGCCTGCGCCTCCGCGAACGCGCGGGCGTGGTTCAGGGTGGCGGTGCTGTTGGTCCCCAGCGCGTTGCGCACGAAGGCCTTCGCGTCCTGCACCGTCTTCCCCTCGCCCAGCAGGGACACCTTCTCCGGGTTGATCCGGATGACGTGCCGGGACGAGGCGGTGACCCTGCCCTCCGGGGTGGCGGTCAGCGTCCAGCACCCCAGGTGCAGGTCGAGCAGCGGCGGCAGTTTCAGCTGCTTGTAGACGATCCGCTCCTGCGGGAAGCAGACCCGGATCGAGGCGGTGGTGTGGATGTTCCCGTCCACGGCCTTGGTGTCCATCTCCAGGTACTGGAGTCCGGCGCTCTCCTCGCGCAGCTCCAGCCGGGACACGTGCGGCAGCCGGACGGGCCACTCGCCCGCCTCGTACAGGAACGCGTACACCGCGGCGAGCGGGCCGTCGATGACGACCGTGTCCTCGAAGTCCAGCTCCAGGTCGCCCCGCCGGTCGCCGCCCTCGACCGCCGCCCTGAGCGAGGCCAGCTCCGCCTCGCTGTTGCGGTCCACCGCGCGGGCGATCCACTCGGCCGCGTCGGGGACGTCCTCCACCGGCGTGTAGTCGTGCGTCAGCAGGACTCCCGCTCCCCCGCCGGGCAGCTGTTCGATGATCCACTCGCCGCGCATCGCCGCCACCGGCGACTGCGAGACCTCCTGGCGGAAGCTCACCCGCCTCTGCTCGGGCAGCAGTTCGCGGCGCGAGATCCAGGTCTTGGGCTCGCCGTTGGCGGTCGCCCAGAGCTGGATGCGCTCGTCGCGCCCGTCGAACTCCAACCGCTGCGCGTGGATCGTCGGCCCGAAGGCGCCCGGCCAGCGGGTGACGTCGGACACCAGCGCGTACACGGCGTCGGGATCCGCCGCCACGTCGATCCGGTGCTCGGTGTGATGGCTGTAGGGGCCAGCCTGGCCTGGTGACGGCCGCATGCCCGCACCTCCTCTTTCCCTTGGTTCGCCAAAAGTCGCCGAAAGTCGCCGAAGGGCACCGGACTCGGCCGGCGGGCAGCGGACTTCGCCGGAGCCGGCCGGGTGTCAGGGCCTTCGGGGCCGCTCGGGTGGAGCGGCCCGGGGCATCAGTAGTTGCCGAGTCCGCCGCAGACGTTGATCGCCTGCGCGGTGATCGGGGCCGCGGCCGGGGTGGTCAGATAGCCCACCAGCGAGGCCACCTCCTGCGGGGTGGTGTAGCGGCCCAGCGGGATCTTCGCCTCGAACCGCTCCTGGATGTCGTCCACCGTGGTGTTCCAGGCCGCCGCGTAGCCCTGCCGGACCCGCTCCGCCATCGGCGTCTCCACGTATCCGGGGCAGACCGCGTTGACGGTGATCCCGCTCTTGGCGAGCTCCAGCCCGAGTGCCTTGGTGAAGCCGATCACGCCGTGCTTGGAGGCGGAGTACGGGGCGGCCATCACCACGCCCTGCTTGCCCCCCGTGGAGGCGATGTTGATGATCCGCCCGGAGCCCGCGGCGGCCATGCCGCCCTCCTTGAGGACCTGCCGGGTGATCCGGAAGACGCTGTTGAGGTTCGTGTCGATGACGTCGTCCCACAGCTCGTCGGGGAGATCGGCGGTCACGCCGCCACCACTGCGGCCGGCGTTGTTGACCAGGACGTCGATCCGGCCGTACGCCTCCAGCGCGCGGGCGACGAACGCCGCCACGTCCTGCGCCGAGCGCACGTCGCAGGCGACGCCGTCGGCGGTGAAGCCTGCCGCCCGCAGCTCCTTGACCACGGAGCGGACGTTCTCCTCGGAGCGTGCGCACAGGAACAGCCGGGCGCCGGCGCGGCCGAGCTCCTCGGCCACGGCGCGGCCGATGCCGCTGGTAGCGCCGGTGATCAGGACCACCTGCGAGCGGTCGTTGTCGACCATGGAAGCCACCTCCTCGTCCGCCGCGGGGCGAGGCGCCACGCAGCAGGACGACCCTCGGCCGCCGGCCTCGAAGCGCCCTCGAAGCGGCCTCGAAGGGCCCCCGACCCGGCTTCGAGCCGCGTTCGAGGCCGGCCCGGCAGCCTCGTGCTGTCACATCACCACCGAGGAGGATGACGTGCAGTCCACCACCGACCCCGCTCTGTCCGGCACCGGTCTCTACAGCGAGATCCAGCAGTTCTACGCCCACCAGATGCAGTTGCTGGACTCCGGCGAGACCGACGCCTGGGCCGACACCTTCACCGAGGACGGCGTCTTCGCGGCCAACGCGCACCCCGACGCCAAGGGCCGCGAGACCATCCGGGAGGCGGCCGGCAAGGCCGCCGCGCAGCGGATCGGCGCCGGACTGCAGGTGCGCCACTGGCTCGGCATGCTGGAGGTGGCCGCGCAGGAGGACGGCTCCGCCCGGGTGCGCAGCTACGCCCTGGTGCTCAACACGCCCGCGGGCGGAGCGCCCGCCGTGCACGCCAGCACCACCTGCGACGACCTGCTGGTCCGCGGTGAGGACGGCGCCTGGCTGGTCGCCCACCGCTACATCAGCCGCGACGACCTGCGCTGACCCGCGCCGGCCTGCGCCGTCCGGCCCGACCGACCGACCGGCCGACCGGACGGCCCGGCCCGACGGCGCCGCGACGCACGAAGGCGCCCGCCGACTCGCGGCGGGCGCCTTCGCGTTGCGGGCTCCGGGGGCCGCGGCCGTCCTAGGGCCGGCCCACCGCTTCCTTCTTCTTCCTCGGCAGCAGCAGCGCCGGGACCAGGCCGACCAGGCTGAAGCCCAGCGCCCAGAGGAAGGCGTGGTCGAAGGCCGGCACCACGTCGTGGACGCCGGTCGGCACCGAGCGGACGGCGTCGAGCGAGGAGTGCTCGCCCGCGCGGTTCCGGTAGCCCTGCTGGAGGATCACCGACAGCAGCGCCGTGCCGAGCGAGCCGCCCACGCGCTGGGCGATGTTCACCATGCTCGTCGCGTGCGGGATCCGGGACGGCTCCAGCCCGTGATAGGCCGCGACCAGCGTCGGGACGAAGGTCAGGCCGAGCCCGACCCCGCGGACCAGCAGGGTGACGGCGAGCCACGGCTCGGGGGTCGCCTCTCCGACGAAGGCGTACGGGACGGTGCCCAGCAGGACCAGGGCGAGACCGGCCGGGACCACCCGACCGGGGCCGAGACGGTCGGTGAGCTTGCCCGCGTACGGCGTGACCAGCACGGCGCCCAGACCCTGCGGGGCCAGCAGCAGACCGGCCATCATCGCGTCCTGCCCGCGGACCAGCTGGTAGTAGAGCGGGAAGAGGATGAGCGCCCCGAAGAGCGAGGCACCGAGCATGAACGCCGCGGTCGTGGAGGCGACGAAGCTCGGCGCGCGGAACAGGCGCAGGTCGACCAGCGGCGGCTTCTGCCGGCGCAGCGCGTGCACGACGAACCCGGCGAGCATCACCACGCCGAGCGCGAGCGAGGCGTGCACCACCGGGGAGGCGAGGCCACCGGCCTGGCCCATCTCGGAGAAGCCGTAGACGAGCGCGGCGAGTCCGGGCGAGAGCAGGAGCAGCGAGACCACGTCGAGCGGCGCGGCCTGCTGCGGCTCGTCACGGGGCAGGATCCGCAGGGCGAGCACGAAGGCCACGGCGCCGAGCGGCAGGTTGACGTAGAAGAGCCAGGGCCAGTCCAGGTGGTCGACGATCAGTCCGCCGATCACCGGGCCGAAGACGGGAGACAGCATGCCGGGCACGGCCGCCATCCCCATCACGCGGCCCATCAGCAGCGGGCCGGCGGCCCGCGCGAGCATCGTCTGCGCCAGTGGCATCAGCATGCCGCCGCCGAGACCCTGCAGAGCGCGGAAGGCGATCAGGCTCGCCGGGTCCCAGGCCAGGCCGCACAGCGCGGAGCCGAGCACGAAGACGCCGAGCGACACCAGCCAGGCGCGACGCGCGCCGAACCGGCTGACCGCCCAGCCGGACAACGGGATGACCAGGGAGAAGGCCAGCAGGTAGCTGGTCGTCACCCACTGGATCGTGGAGAGCGAGGTCTTGAGGTCCTGGCCCATGGTGTGGACGCCGACGGTGACGATCGTGGTGTCGAGGGTCGACATCACCACGCCGAGCGTCACGGTGGCGCCGAGGAGCAGCAGTGAGCGCGGTATCCGGTCGGGCGGTGTGGGTGGCGCCGGGTCGGGCGCACCCGTGGCGGGAGCCGGATCGACGCCGAGCTGAGGCGGCTGCTGGGACATGGTTGAAGCCTCCGGGAAATGTGGGGAGACCAGTCGGGCATCGCGGCGCGCCGGCCGGTTCGGTCCGGCCGTCGGGCGATTTCCGTTCTGGGTAAGGCAGATGACTGTTCAACAGTTTCTGGCGAACGGCCGACCGTATCGTAGCCACCCCCGCCCGGATCCGTCCCGCGATCCCGGCGGCCCGATGGGGCCCGGCGGATCGTCCGCAGTTCGCTGATGTGATGTCATATACCTGGTATCGACCCTGGTTTGACCCTTCCATGGAGCATGGGTTCGTACACGATGCTCCCTGTCGGCCTTCAAGGCGGACTCAAGGTGCCCTTGAGTCGCCCTGGCGAGCCTGAATCCGAGAGATCCGGCGAACGGTCATTTCCCCTTATCCGCCGTGAGGACAGGCATGAGACGCAGAGTTGTCATTACAGGCATCGGCACCGTGGCTCCGGGCCGAACCGGCACCAAGGAATTCTGGGACCTCGTTTCGAGCGGTCGGACCGCGACGCGGGACATCTCCCTGTTCGACGCCACCGGCTACCGCTCCCGCATAGCCGCCGAATGCGAATTCTCACCGCTCGCCGAGGGGCTCACCCCGCGCGAGATCCGCCGCATGGACCGCGCCGCGCAGATGGCCGTGGTCGGCACCCGCGAGGCGCTGACCGACAGCGGGCTCAAGGACTCCGCCCTGGCGCCGCACCGGATCGGTGTGGTGATCGGCAGCGCGGTCGGCTGCAGCATGAGCCTGGAGGAGGAGTACGCGGTCGTCAGCAACGCCGGCGAGAGCTGGCTGGTCGACCACTCCTACACCTCGCCGCACCTGTTCGGGCAGTTCGTGCCGAGCTCGCTCGCCGCCGAGGTGGCCTGGGCCGCCGAGGCCGAGGGGCCGGCCGTGGTGCTGTCCGACGGGTGCACGTCCGGGCTGGACGCACTGGGCCACGCCTGCGAGCTGATCCGCGAGGGCTCCGTGGACGCCGTGCTCGCGGGGGGCACGGACGCGCCCATCTCGCCGATCACCGTCGCCTGCTTCGACGCGATCAAGGCCACCACCCCGCGCAACGACGACCCGGCCCACGCCTCGCGCCCGTTCGACCGGACCCGCAACGGCTTCGTCCTCGGCGAGGGCGCGGCAGTGATGGTCCTGGAGGAGTACGAGCACGCCCGGCGCCGGGGCGCGCACATCTACGCCGAGGTCTCCGGCTTCGCCAACCGGTGCAACGCGTACCACATGACCGGGCTGCGCACCGACGGCCGCGAGATGGCCGAGGCCATCCGGGGTGCCCTGGACGAGGCCCGGATCACCGCCCGGGACATCGGCTACGTCAACGCGCACGGCTCCGGGACCAAGCAGAACGACCGGCACGAGACCAACGCCGTCAAGGCGGTGCTCGGCGACCACGCCAGGGCCACCCCGATGAGCTCCATCAAGTCGATGGTCGGCCATTCGCTGGGCGCGATCGGTGCCATCGAGGTGGCGGCCTGCGCGCTGGCCATCGAGCACGGGGTGCTGCCGCCCACCGCCAACCTGCACGAACCCGATCCCGAGTGCGACCTCGACTACATCCCCGTCCACGCGCGGGAGAAGCGGGTCGACGCCGTGCTGAGCATCGGCAGCGGGTTCGGCGGGTTCCAGAGCGCCGTGGTGCTCACCCGTCCCGAGAGGAGCGCAGCGTGAGCCGGCAAGCCGTGGTGACCGGCCTGGGCGTGATCGCGCCCACGGGTGTGGGCGTCGCCGACTACTGGGCGGCGACCCTGCGGGGACGGTCCGGGATCCGCCGACTGGAGCGGTTCGATCCGTCCTCGTACCCGAGCGTGCTGGCCGGCGAGATCCCGGAGGACGCCTTCGACGCCGCCGACCACCTGCCGAGCCGGCTGCTCCCGCAGACCGACCGGATGACCAGGATGGCACTGGCCGCCGCCGACTGGGCGCTGGCCGACGCCGGCGCCGATCCGGCCCGGACCGCGGACTTCGACATGGGGGTGGTCACCGCCAGCTCCTCGGGCGGCTACGAGTTCGGCCAGCGGGAGCTGCAGAACCTCTGGGGCAAGGGCCCCGAGCACGTCAGCGCGTACCAGTCGTTCGCCTGGTTCTACGCGGTCAACACCGGCCAGATCTCGATCCGCAACGGGATGCGCGGGCCCAGCGCGGCCTTCGTCGCGGAGCAGGCCGGCGGCCTGGACGTGCTCGGCCAGGCCCGCCGCTCGGTACGCAAGGGCACCCCCATGATGCTCAGCGGCGGCGTCGACGGCTCGCTCTGCCCCTGGGGCTGGGTCGCCCACCTCTCCACCGGCCTGGTCAGCACCGAGCACGCCCCGGAGCGGGCGTACCTGCCGTTCGCCCAGGACGCCGGCGGCCATGTGCCCGGGGAGGGCGGCGCACTGCTCCTGGTCGAGGACGCCGAGGCCTTCGAGCGGCGCGGCGGGGCCGGACACTACGGGACGATCGCCGGCTACGCCGCGACCTTCGATCCCAGGCCCGGCTCCGGACGGCCCCCGGCCCTGCGCCGGGCCGCCGAACTCGCCCTGGCCGACGCCGGCCTCACCGCCGCCGAGGTGGACGTGGTGTTCGCCGACGCGGCGGGATCGCCGGAGCAGGACCGTGCGGAGGCCGAGGCCATCCGCGGTCTGTTCGGCGCCCGGGCGGTGCCGGTGGCCGCCCCCAAGGCCTCGACCGGCCGGCTCGGCTCGGGCGGCGCCCCGCTGGACGTCGTGGCCGCGCTGCTGAGCATGCGCGACGGCCTCGTCCCGCCGGCCGGCCCGGTGACGGCCGCCGCCGAGGCGTACGGCCTCGACCTGGTGGTCGGCGAACCGCGCCGCGCCGAGCTGCGGACGGCCCTGGTCCTCGCCCGCGGCCACGGCGGCTTCAACAGCGCCCTGGTGCTCCGGGCCCCGGCGGCCGAGGGCGCGCCGGCGGCCGCCTGACCCGCCGGGCGCCGCTCGCACCGAGCGGCGCCCGTGCACCCCGCGGCGCCCCTACACCCCGCGGCGCCCGTGCTCGCAACGCCCTGACGCCGCAGAGCCCGTACGCCGCACCGCCCCCGAGCCACGCGGCCCGCGCACCCCACCGGGCCGGCACCCCACCGGCCCGCATCCCGCAACGCCCGTACACCCCGCACCACCATCCCCGAGAGGACGGAACCCGTGAACACACTGACCCTGGACGCCCTGGTCGTCATCCTGCGCGAGAGCGCGGGCGAGGACGAGAGCATCGACCTGGGCGGGGACATCGCCGACCAGTTCTTCACCGACCTCGGCTACGACTCGCTCGCACTGCTGGAGACCGCCGGACGCATCCAGCGCGAGTACCGGGTCACGCTCGACGACGACCAGCTCGGCGCGGCCGAGACGCCGCAGCAGTTCCTGGACGCCGTCAACGGCCAGTTGGCCGCGCGTACCTGATCGACCACCCGGCCGGGCCGCGCCGTCTCCCCCAGCACCAGGAGAGGGCGCGGCCCCGTCGGTGCGGGCGCCCGGAATTCCGCGGCGCCCGGCGAACAGGAAGTTCGACGGGACTTCAAGGGAAGTTCGAGGCCGGTTCCGGAGGATGACGACGGACGGGCCCGACCACAATCGGCGACCACCGCGGGAGCGCACGCCGAGAGAACGCCAGGAGGCGTGACATGACGGACAGTTCCTCACAGGTTCTCGTGGTGGGTGCCGGCCCCGCGGGTCTCACCGCCGCCCATGAACTGCTCAGGCGGGGCATTTCGGTGCGGCTGATCGACGCCGCGCCGGGGCCCGCCCCCACCAGTCGGGCACTCGCCACCCATGCCCGGACGCTGGAAATCTACGACCAGATGGAAATCCTGGACATCCTGCTGCCGCAGGGCCGGATCATGCAGAAATTCACCATTCACCAGAACGGCTCCCAACTGGCCGCCCTGGGAGCCGACTA
The sequence above is drawn from the Kitasatospora sp. NBC_00315 genome and encodes:
- a CDS encoding aromatase/cyclase, which translates into the protein MRPSPGQAGPYSHHTEHRIDVAADPDAVYALVSDVTRWPGAFGPTIHAQRLEFDGRDERIQLWATANGEPKTWISRRELLPEQRRVSFRQEVSQSPVAAMRGEWIIEQLPGGGAGVLLTHDYTPVEDVPDAAEWIARAVDRNSEAELASLRAAVEGGDRRGDLELDFEDTVVIDGPLAAVYAFLYEAGEWPVRLPHVSRLELREESAGLQYLEMDTKAVDGNIHTTASIRVCFPQERIVYKQLKLPPLLDLHLGCWTLTATPEGRVTASSRHVIRINPEKVSLLGEGKTVQDAKAFVRNALGTNSTATLNHARAFAEAQARG
- a CDS encoding cyclase family protein; this encodes MRLIDISSPIDAAFWEPDPVIHKVMSAAEGARHMASEMKAHFDLDFAPETLPGGEFLTNDTLTLTSHTGTHVDAPAHYGTASYGEARTIDRMPLDWFYRPGLVLDVRDVGTGTIGADRLKTEFDRIGRLPDALDIVLLNTGAAERIGTPAYFTQFAGLDGPAVHYLLDLGVRVIGTDAFSLDAPFTHIIDEYRRTGDRSVLWPAHFAGRDREYCQIERLSNLESLPSYGFQVSCFPVKIAGAGAGWARAVAMLD
- a CDS encoding nuclear transport factor 2 family protein — encoded protein: MQTANSGTLADPVLYEEIQAFYARHMQLIDEGSLTAWAATFTEDAVISNNVNPRPAEGRPAIAAVIHRAHGELASKGIQQRHWMGMLTVEPVDGENVRARSYALILNTAAGGAPAVERSTVCHDELSLVGGAWQIRRRRVHHDG
- a CDS encoding FAD-dependent monooxygenase, whose protein sequence is MTPDVIVAGGGPVGLMAACELQLAGARTVVLEQAAEPSGQSRALGLHARTVEVLDMRGLLDRVDSRAPVWPKGHFGGLRKVDLTELDGEHSYALMVPQSRTEALLEERAAELGADIRRGHTLTGLRQDADGVTAEVTGPDGGYRIGAGYLVGADGGASAVRKLAGIAFPGTASTVNAVLGDVQITGEQSQSRELHRLPGGLFAMIPLGGDVYRVVAVEFDTEPVPRSVPMTAQELRDTARRVSGSDLPVGETYWLSRFGDATRQAETYRSGRVVLVGDAAHVHFPAGGQGLNTGMQDALNLGWKLGATALGHAPEGLLDSYHDERHPVAHRVCMNTRAQLALMHPADRITPLRDLFSELMDLPQVNRYLAEMITGLDIRYPMSPAAEDSPLLGCRVPPLHLVTADGATVTPNQLLHEARGLLIDLTEGGALAPVAAGWHGRVRYEPARPAEDEKTRDLAALLVRPDGHVAWVSSDGHDESGLRRALATWFGAPAQP
- a CDS encoding SDR family NAD(P)-dependent oxidoreductase; the encoded protein is MVDNDRSQVVLITGATSGIGRAVAEELGRAGARLFLCARSEENVRSVVKELRAAGFTADGVACDVRSAQDVAAFVARALEAYGRIDVLVNNAGRSGGGVTADLPDELWDDVIDTNLNSVFRITRQVLKEGGMAAAGSGRIINIASTGGKQGVVMAAPYSASKHGVIGFTKALGLELAKSGITVNAVCPGYVETPMAERVRQGYAAAWNTTVDDIQERFEAKIPLGRYTTPQEVASLVGYLTTPAAAPITAQAINVCGGLGNY
- a CDS encoding antibiotic biosynthesis monooxygenase, giving the protein MATFITTFTLKGDTADEFEALFGKYAAFMAEQPGFVDYQMLRSQSDPTTYVNIGRWQDAAAHHAVVSSGEFRTHVGEMMPLVSVKADSFALVSAAEA
- a CDS encoding class I adenylate-forming enzyme family protein is translated as MTGPSLAYPQSSADAMLTASAARHGSRLAVRAGTRTISFAVLDAMVERCATVLGQYLGRPGTVVALTSLLSPDFIVGYYGILRSGNVAAPLNPYLREEQLAYVLGDSGTEVALVDAATAQRLAPMRERLPKLKEIVVIGPHSGRGVPGARTLREVLAEAGGRPQQDRAARPGPGDLACLHFTSGTTGMPKTVMLSHRNVAVNAAQVAHAHRLGGSSVALNHLPTFHPMHMNSAIFAGATQLLCGEPDPVQAVQLANHHGATHYYSLPVRLAALAGSPALAGLRFETVQVIASGGAALPPAAARLLSGHFGVPVIQGYGLAETSPLTHSDDAADWQPGSVGRPVADTECRVVDIDTRAVLGVDEPGEVQVRGPQVMLGYLGDDAGTAVDRDGWLSTGDVGRVEADGRLFLVDRIKDVFKRDNWVVSPTDIERSLGRHRAVRDCVVVDFTGAVGDAVATAFVVLTEEAAGPDETADGDYRAKAALAVAEEVNAELPYYQRIEHIEIVASIERSPNGKVPRKELRARMAQLLRRD